The genomic DNA TATTTTTGCGTATTACGTCCACAAGATGGTAAACCAATACAAGAGACATAACTTCTTGTAATTTTGTTTCAACGTAAACATATCTTTTAAAAGATGTACATACCTACACATtacaacataaacaaatataaaatgaaatatgaaatattaagaattaatttaaattagcAACAGGTGATACAGCCTGCTACTGAAGACGTTTATCATTGTAAATGGCGATAGCGATGGTCGGCACCGGCTAAAAATAAGAAGCCGTTACCTGAATGTTTGATCTATTAAGCTAATGCCAGTTACCTACCTGTATGTTGTTGAGTAAGTTGATAGCTCCATCAGGACTCTGCAGCAGAGGCATGCCCAAAGCAGAGGTCTGGACTGGGGGTAGGAGGATGGAACCCGCACCAATCCCCAACAAGTTGTGGAGGCCTGTGATGCCAGAAAGATCTCCTGCAAAGACACATTTCATAGATGCACTGATATAATGGCTTTCTGCTACATAATGGCTGCaatatttaaagttttaataCTGAGAACAGTTGGTAGTTTTGCTGGTAGAATTTAATTTATTCCTAAAATAGAGAGTTTAATCTTTAGAAAGAAGTGTTACAAAAGGTGGCTACCAACTTACCTAATACAGCAGAGTTAAGCAAAGTGGGCAGTAACTGTTGGAGGATGGCATTGTCCTTGCCTTGAAGAGATAGGGGGATGAGGGTGTCAACACCAGCATCAGTGGGTACCTGGAGAGTAGAGTACAGTAGAGGACGGGAAGCTTATTTACTGAACGCAGTTACCACTGAACTGCACATTATACTGCACTCTATTTTTATGGACTGATTgctctgtctgttttgtgtgtagGCTTGTCTTTTATAGCTCTGTTATTAGTTTTTAAACAGAACTtcttttaaaaaggtcccatgacatggtgctctttggatgcttttatacagaccttagtggtcccttaatactgtatctgaagtctctttcccaaagtgcagccttggtgcagagtgGGGGGGTACTTTAAAGAgtactttgcttgtttgaaagccatgatgtctctctctcatgggtgggccaaattctgtAGCAGCTAAGCAGATAAAGGGGAtgtaatcttgccccttatgacttcacaaggggcaagattccaacccatctgagctttcattttctcaaaggcggaGCAaaatacccagggctcggtttacacctatcgccatttctagccactgggggaccatagacaggctggggaaacgcatattaatgttaaaaaacctcagaaagtgaaattttcatgccatgggacctttaacttataagtatttatttctgtgttttttaattacTACTGATGAGTaacaacttttcttttcttctgaatATGCAAACACTGGGAAATGACGATAAAGTGAATTGAATTGCGTAGAGTTTTAGGCTAACAAATTacaaaagtgaccaaaaaaggaaaagacaggGTTTAAGAAATACAGAATGACATAAAATTGTTTCCAAAACATGTGCAATAACATCTAAATTACATTAAGATCTACAGGCTGTAACCAACCCCAAACAAACTATGTAGTTTGAGAAGACCTACTAAgctcatttagaaaaaaaaacattttaagaaggAAAACAGttgaagaaaataaacaactaaCACAGGGGGAAACAATGGAGCAGTTATGGAAATGAGCTCAGGTTTTTCTAGGGAAAAAAGGAGGCACTCAGAGGAAGTAGCTATAGGAGATAGGGGAGCCTACCTGAGGTTGGGTATGTTGGGTTTGCTGTGCAGAAGCTAATTGGGTGTGGGGAGGTGGGTGGAGTTCGGCAGAGCTCAGGGCAGCAGTGAGCAAGGCAGGGCTGAGGGGCAGGAAGGCTGCatgggaaggaggaagagaggcagGAAGGAGCAGTGACTGGAGGGCTTGTATAGAGCCTTCAGCTCCTGGAGGAATGGGGAGAAGGCTCTGCACGACCTCCAAGAGCCCCGCGCCTGATAGGGTTGATGGATCCAGGAGGCCAGAGGTCTTATCCAGGGTGAGGCCCTCCAATGTGGTGGGgatgtgttgttgctgctggagAGGAACTTCCAAGCTGACCTGGCTCAACTGACCCAGCCCAGATAGAGGCAACAAAGGTGTCTGCTGTTGCCCGAGCAACAAGGAAGCCATAAGCAGAGCCTGGAGGCTAGGTTTTTCTGTCAGTCCTAAATCCGCTTCCTGTCCTGGGGTAGGGGTTGAGGCAGGGGGTGGGAGGGGGTTTAGTAGGCCCAAAAGGTTCAGAGGCAGCTCCCCTTGGGCACCACTCAACAAGGGCAACAAGGGCAACAGAGGATTGTTGTTTAGCTGTTGTTGCTTCTGTTGTTGATCCTGGTTTTGCTGCTGTGTCTCTTGTTGTTGAATCAGTAACTGCTGCTGCTCTACAAGAGTATGTGGTGGTTGTGCATTGACAGGGGGTATCTGCGCATGTTGCCCTCCCAACCACAGCCCCCCTAATGGCAATGAAGCCAGGACTGTAGGGTCCAGGAGGGATGGTAGACCTCCTGTGGATGACAGCAGCTGAAGCAGCTGCTCTTGGTTCATGAAGGGGAAGGCCTCTGCCAGAGGTAAGGGAGATGTTGAGTCGCCAACAGCTGAAGGTGTATGAGGACTGTGATTGTCCACAAGACGAGAGGAGAAAGCGGGCCCAGTGGCTGGTGGTGGTTTGGTCACTATGGAGACCTTGGAGTCCACACATCTAGGCTCCTCCGGCCCTATGGGACACATAAGTCATTTAAATCTGCTCAGGctgactaaataaataaatcagtaaACAAATTGTATACAAGGGGTCTTGAGCTGGGCGGTATGCAGTGTTTTACATAGGACTTAACTGTGGTGGTTGTATAGCATTGAGCACAGATAGATTGCTGAAAAAACAGCACTACATTTACAATGTACTACAAGCTAGGAAAACACATCAATACACATGTGCAATCACATTGATTCAGAGCAACACTCAAAGTGTGCAACCATGAGAAAACATTTGTACCCTTTGGTACTATtctaagaaataaaataatttgtaaaGCCTGATTGAAAAGGAATAGCTCATGACTGCACACAGTTCATATTAATCCCACTTGCGTAAGATTTGTGAGAGTATCCTGATGTCTACATAGGTACAATTTCAGTATATTATAAAGATCTACAAACCACATTACTTCATGTATTCAAAGTTAAGGTTTTATCTTCCAGACTAAAAACACACTTCAGACTGAAAAATATTTTCACCTGCAGTTGGAATTTCCTGGGAAGACATCACAACATCAGTGGTGCGGTCAGAGGAGCTGCCCTCCCCCTGGGGTACAGTGGATGTTGCTGCAAGAAGGGCCAGGACATGGTTGCTAAGGTCAAGAGGCTTCGGGGAGCTGGATATCGCCATAGAAACACTGCCTTGAGAAGGACTCAAGTCCACTGATGTAGGTATGCTAATACTACTAATCTCCATTGCCTGCAGTGAGGCTTCCTGCAATGGTGCTTGGGAAACAGAGTCTATTGTAGGAATGTGATTTGTTGGTTGATGCTTGTCTGCGGGAGTGGGGAAGGTATGCTGCAATGGGCTGATGCTGTTGTGTAAAGCTAAATTTGAGTTGGGCAGCAGTGTAGAAGGAGAATGTCTCTGTAGAGGACTTGATTTAGTAGACTGAGGACGTGATTGAGACTGCACTGATCTGAACTGAGAGgaagtgggggggggagaaagcGGCTGTACCACCAAGGGTAGAAGATTAGTGTTACTTGTTCGGCACGGTGACCGAGTCTGTGGGTGCCTGACGTTAGGGTGAGGGGCGGGAGAAGAGGGTGACTGTCTGGGGCTCTGTTTATTAGTGTGTCCACCTCCTTCCATAGACACAGATCCTGGCTGAGCTAAAGCAGAGTTCAATGCTGAGGCCTGTGCGTTCTGCACACTGAGCAGGTGTAACAGAGCAGACAGAGGCTGGGTTGGAGGGTCCAAGCCAAGAGGTGAATGTGTCTGGCCTGTAGTGAAATCCAGAGCCTCAGTTTGTCTCTGAGGCCTGGAAAGGTGTGCCATCTGTCGGGGAGCAGGCAGCCTTGGCGACTGCCCGGGGAGGAGATGATGGTTTTCGAACATGGCAGCATTCTGGTTCTGCACAGCTGAGGTAGAGGAGGAGTGCaaggaggaggggaaggaagaggaggaggaggataggTTGATAACTGTAGCAGAAACGGCATCTCCTGGTGGGGTTTTACGCGGCCCATTAGCCAGCTGCTGGGTGTCCCTTAGCATACTGAGCACTGTGGGAGATCGCCGCTGCCTCTTTCTGTGCGACGCACTGCGCTCTGCTGTGGGAGGCAGGTGGGGCAAGGAGGAAGCCAGGGACCGGGCCAGAGAGTGGGATGGAGGAAAAAGGACAGAGGAGGCTGCTGCAGGGGGAGGATGGGGAGGCCTAGTAGAAGCACTGGAAGAGGGAGAGTGGCTATTATGTAAAGTGCTGTTTGTTACCTTTGATGACTGTTGCTGCTGTGCCTCTTTCGAGACCTCCAAAGAGGGCAAGCTCACGGGGTTGCTGGCCACATTTGAGCTCGGACCCTGGGTTATCTGGTTAGCCAGCTGAGCTTTGGCAGCTGCAGAGAGAAGGCTACTTGCAGGGAAAGAAGCTGGGTGTGGCAGCTTGACCTGATGGCTGTGGTGGTTCACAAATGGCCCCAGAGGTAAACTAGAAGTCCCTGCAGAGTTCAAACCAAAACCTGGTGGTCCTGTGCTAAGAATCGGACTCATGGCACTCTTTAAGGGCTTCGAGGAGAGAGCATTAGGATTGCTACTGCTTTGGTTGGTCAGTAAGGAGGGGTTAGTAGGGATTAGGAGGTGGTGGTTATTAGTGCTGCTGTTGCCTGAGTTCTTAAACTGCTCCAAGATGTCTTCCAGCTTGTACTTAGGAAAGTGGGGGCTGGGATTTGGGGAGCCATGGAGAGGAGAGTGTGGAGAGGACGAGGTGGATTTCCTCCTCTGAGGCAAGTTACTTCCCATCAGTCCACCTCCTGCTGCTGTTGAGCCCCCTCCATGATCAGAAAGAGCAGAAGGAGAAGCTGAAGGGTGGCGGGACCGCTGGTGAGGAGACACACAGTTCACGTTATTgacagagggagaaggagagaggggtgAGCCTCCCACAATGACACCATGAGGATGATGAGCGTGAGCCtgtgctcctcctcctccaccacccaTGGCCAtaggggaagagggaggaggTGAAGAGAGTGGCCCGTGCCGAGGAGAACCCGGAGTCTCTGGGGTTTTAGGTGTTCTTTGACCTTGAGGTGTGGGGGTGCGGGGTGATCTCTGGGCAATGCTGTACGCTGGGAatgaggaggtggtggaggaggaggaggtggaggagacaAGAATAGGAGCAGGATGTTGAAGCCTTCTCAAAGCATCGAGGGGGTGGTGagagtgtgtgcctgtgtgaaGTACAGGGGAGGAACCATTGTAAGGGTAAATAAAGTGGTAGGAGGATTTTGGGCTGGCACAGGGGTTTATGTGGATGTTGCTGTGGGGTCGAGCTGGAGCCGGATGGAGTTTGGGATGGTAAATGCCATGGTCCTCCTCTTTCCGCTCAACAAGTACTCGCTTTGAATTGCGGCTGTCCAATCCACTGCTCATCtctgaaagacaaagacaaagacagagacacacacacacattatgggGAAGTCTTTCATAAAAAGGTACTGTATCCAGTCTATGAACTGAATACTGAAAACCCAACCTCTGCCACATCCAAGTGCTCAAGACAAGCATTTGGATGgaagttaaaggtcccatgacatggtgctctttagatgctttaatattgaccttagtggtcccctaataccatatctgaagtctctttatcaaaattcagcctttgtgcagaattacagccactagagccagccccacaatgagctttccttaggacgtgccactTCTGTGTCTgcagcttttgaggaggggggtgcAAATTCTCTGGGTAGGCAAAGCAGAacaggggaggtaacctttccccttatgacctcataaagggcaagattccagattggggaccagaggcaggctgggggaacgcatattaatgttaaaaaattgtTCAAaagaaattttcatgccatgggatgccagagtaactcactgagcaaattcaaattgtgctctcggaAGAACTCCGGATTCCCAGGGTACCTCCCGCCCACTCGTGTGGTGAttctgatcacacacacacacaccatactttttttttttctattccatCTGTCGGGCCCTtaacaagaaaaataaacagacaAACTAAATGATAAAATGGAATATAAGGAAATTTGGGGGGGTGAAGAAAGTGAGGGAGATACTAAATGGAAACATCCGATTCTATTTTCAGAAGCATGTAGTTTACTGGAGgacaatgtatttatatatgtggTTAAGCCCAATAATAACAGCCTCTCATACTTTCATCAATTAAATTTCATCTCTAATTCAACCCACAATGATAATAATACTGACAAAGCGCTCCATATATGATCATATTTGTGTTCAGTACCAAAAAAGATTCTtaagtctgtaggataggatttgtggGCTGGGAGGtcaccacaatacttaattcagaaCACATATtgtattttgcctttaaaaaatattgccCAAATATTGTGTGTTAGATTATTTGTTGTAATTTAACACACAAACTAGAGAAACCttacaaattaataataatgctGATCAGCATCCATTGAGTGAATCTTTAGAAATTAATATAGAAAAGCAATttcaatagatttttttttatttatttttttaaacatacggTTTGATAGTACACAGGTACAAGAGTAGCATGTCTCAGTGCTTTAATGTGTACCTGGATGATGAAGGTTGGCAAAGGGCAGCTGGGAGGCCTGCATACTCCGACACAGAGCAGCCATCGCCACCACTTTCCTGCGGTGGTTACACAGTTTGGTCATGTCCTGCTCTGATTTGCCTAATGGCTGGATGTGCTGCTCCACCTTCACTCCCACAGTGAAGTTGAAAACCTGATACCAGATAAAGGAGGATCGGACAGAATTTAGACAGGACTCTTTGCATAACATTTCAGTTAAATTAAATGGTCATGGCCATGctgttaaaatgtgtacaatGTCACAGAGTTCCTAAATCTTAAAACcatatgtgtgtacattttgtctgttttcccccccaacacacacacacacacacacacacacacacacacacacacacacacacacacacacacacctaccttaTGGATGATGAGTGGACACTCAAGACCACATTTGCAGGTGCCATCAGTCAACAGATAGTTCTTGACCTCGTCCAGAGAGGATAGGGCAGTGCCACTGGGACTAtagacagaagacagagacaaactGTAGCAGAAAACTCAAAGCACActgaaaaaatatgaacacagATACAGTGTGTTCAAAGCCCAGCAAAGTTCTAAGTTGCAAAGCTGAACACACCTAAAGATCTCATATATAAACTCTTACTCCTAcaaggctgtggctcagtggtagagcggttgcctgccaattggaaggttggtggttcgatccctggccctgcgccatcagagtgtgaatgtgtgtgaatgtttatcttgtgagcaggtggcaccttgaaCGGCGGCCTCAACAGTGTATGAATATGTGTGACTGGTGAATGGTTcttgtatgatgtaaaagcgctttgagtagtNNNNNNNNNNctagaaaagcgctatataaaatacagcacatataGAAACTGAATGATGCAGTGTTCTAAGTGCTCATACTCATTTTCAGCTTCAGAATTGTACCAAAATAGGTTTaagtggtttcattttcagaaatcacaatatatttgttgtattgcacattgctacAGCTCCTCATTTtactgtgtgttgagctctgttttagctaccgaGTGAGGCACCTCACTTCTGTTTGATATTTGCTGGGAATCGCACATGCGCAGTCAGTACTGCTagcttgtcagttgcagagcATGAGGAATTGCCACGCTAGCATCTAGGCGAGAAtagtgtgttacaaagtgacaaacgtttgtcacggaag from Etheostoma spectabile isolate EspeVRDwgs_2016 chromosome 7, UIUC_Espe_1.0, whole genome shotgun sequence includes the following:
- the mbd6 gene encoding methyl-CpG-binding domain protein 5 isoform X1 is translated as MMGGSETVSGDKDGVHTTAIHVPIGWQRRVEGGQVIYVSPSGTALSSLDEVKNYLLTDGTCKCGLECPLIIHKVFNFTVGVKVEQHIQPLGKSEQDMTKLCNHRRKVVAMAALCRSMQASQLPFANLHHPEMSSGLDSRNSKRVLVERKEEDHGIYHPKLHPAPARPHSNIHINPCASPKSSYHFIYPYNGSSPVLHTGTHSHHPLDALRRLQHPAPILVSSTSSSSTTSSFPAYSIAQRSPRTPTPQGQRTPKTPETPGSPRHGPLSSPPPSSPMAMGGGGGGAQAHAHHPHGVIVGGSPLSPSPSVNNVNCVSPHQRSRHPSASPSALSDHGGGSTAAGGGLMGSNLPQRRKSTSSSPHSPLHGSPNPSPHFPKYKLEDILEQFKNSGNSSTNNHHLLIPTNPSLLTNQSSSNPNALSSKPLKSAMSPILSTGPPGFGLNSAGTSSLPLGPFVNHHSHQVKLPHPASFPASSLLSAAAKAQLANQITQGPSSNVASNPVSLPSLEVSKEAQQQQSSKVTNSTLHNSHSPSSSASTRPPHPPPAAASSVLFPPSHSLARSLASSLPHLPPTAERSASHRKRQRRSPTVLSMLRDTQQLANGPRKTPPGDAVSATVINLSSSSSSFPSSLHSSSTSAVQNQNAAMFENHHLLPGQSPRLPAPRQMAHLSRPQRQTEALDFTTGQTHSPLGLDPPTQPLSALLHLLSVQNAQASALNSALAQPGSVSMEGGGHTNKQSPRQSPSSPAPHPNVRHPQTRSPCRTSNTNLLPLVVQPLSPPPTSSQFRSVQSQSRPQSTKSSPLQRHSPSTLLPNSNLALHNSISPLQHTFPTPADKHQPTNHIPTIDSVSQAPLQEASLQAMEISSISIPTSVDLSPSQGSVSMAISSSPKPLDLSNHVLALLAATSTVPQGEGSSSDRTTDVVMSSQEIPTAGPEEPRCVDSKVSIVTKPPPATGPAFSSRLVDNHSPHTPSAVGDSTSPLPLAEAFPFMNQEQLLQLLSSTGGLPSLLDPTVLASLPLGGLWLGGQHAQIPPVNAQPPHTLVEQQQLLIQQQETQQQNQDQQQKQQQLNNNPLLPLLPLLSGAQGELPLNLLGLLNPLPPPASTPTPGQEADLGLTEKPSLQALLMASLLLGQQQTPLLPLSGLGQLSQVSLEVPLQQQQHIPTTLEGLTLDKTSGLLDPSTLSGAGLLEVVQSLLPIPPGAEGSIQALQSLLLPASLPPSHAAFLPLSPALLTAALSSAELHPPPHTQLASAQQTQHTQPQVPTDAGVDTLIPLSLQGKDNAILQQLLPTLLNSAVLGDLSGITGLHNLLGIGAGSILLPPVQTSALGMPLLQSPDGAINLLNNIQLNLAPPSEGEKPMTLQEAQSPAPQEDIPACQMAPEVVPSPIPTPVLAPAQEHTPPQQRVSEGRSVIDPYTSFMDTIYTSFLQVSAKEQEGRAHIGPSDPTSPFCALPPVSFPVEHHTPVPTLPQASAPVSLSPRRACSLRNSCLSRLSLEAAAHSPAQGTPKPTEDGSTSPLQRKPVMVEGHTHPEPPLPSIYLEEAKTDCTGPAAALCPYVEAGVDRQGHLPHAGYLSPRDGCSGRPNEETAGTLLHNEQGRDQAGAAGGARRGRKRKQTLQNVLEDFRDMDATTLEETKATTALLKPERSVRGRRRRGARSQRQ
- the mbd6 gene encoding proline-rich protein 36 isoform X2 produces the protein MTKLCNHRRKVVAMAALCRSMQASQLPFANLHHPEMSSGLDSRNSKRVLVERKEEDHGIYHPKLHPAPARPHSNIHINPCASPKSSYHFIYPYNGSSPVLHTGTHSHHPLDALRRLQHPAPILVSSTSSSSTTSSFPAYSIAQRSPRTPTPQGQRTPKTPETPGSPRHGPLSSPPPSSPMAMGGGGGGAQAHAHHPHGVIVGGSPLSPSPSVNNVNCVSPHQRSRHPSASPSALSDHGGGSTAAGGGLMGSNLPQRRKSTSSSPHSPLHGSPNPSPHFPKYKLEDILEQFKNSGNSSTNNHHLLIPTNPSLLTNQSSSNPNALSSKPLKSAMSPILSTGPPGFGLNSAGTSSLPLGPFVNHHSHQVKLPHPASFPASSLLSAAAKAQLANQITQGPSSNVASNPVSLPSLEVSKEAQQQQSSKVTNSTLHNSHSPSSSASTRPPHPPPAAASSVLFPPSHSLARSLASSLPHLPPTAERSASHRKRQRRSPTVLSMLRDTQQLANGPRKTPPGDAVSATVINLSSSSSSFPSSLHSSSTSAVQNQNAAMFENHHLLPGQSPRLPAPRQMAHLSRPQRQTEALDFTTGQTHSPLGLDPPTQPLSALLHLLSVQNAQASALNSALAQPGSVSMEGGGHTNKQSPRQSPSSPAPHPNVRHPQTRSPCRTSNTNLLPLVVQPLSPPPTSSQFRSVQSQSRPQSTKSSPLQRHSPSTLLPNSNLALHNSISPLQHTFPTPADKHQPTNHIPTIDSVSQAPLQEASLQAMEISSISIPTSVDLSPSQGSVSMAISSSPKPLDLSNHVLALLAATSTVPQGEGSSSDRTTDVVMSSQEIPTAGPEEPRCVDSKVSIVTKPPPATGPAFSSRLVDNHSPHTPSAVGDSTSPLPLAEAFPFMNQEQLLQLLSSTGGLPSLLDPTVLASLPLGGLWLGGQHAQIPPVNAQPPHTLVEQQQLLIQQQETQQQNQDQQQKQQQLNNNPLLPLLPLLSGAQGELPLNLLGLLNPLPPPASTPTPGQEADLGLTEKPSLQALLMASLLLGQQQTPLLPLSGLGQLSQVSLEVPLQQQQHIPTTLEGLTLDKTSGLLDPSTLSGAGLLEVVQSLLPIPPGAEGSIQALQSLLLPASLPPSHAAFLPLSPALLTAALSSAELHPPPHTQLASAQQTQHTQPQVPTDAGVDTLIPLSLQGKDNAILQQLLPTLLNSAVLGDLSGITGLHNLLGIGAGSILLPPVQTSALGMPLLQSPDGAINLLNNIQLNLAPPSEGEKPMTLQEAQSPAPQEDIPACQMAPEVVPSPIPTPVLAPAQEHTPPQQRVSEGRSVIDPYTSFMDTIYTSFLQVSAKEQEGRAHIGPSDPTSPFCALPPVSFPVEHHTPVPTLPQASAPVSLSPRRACSLRNSCLSRLSLEAAAHSPAQGTPKPTEDGSTSPLQRKPVMVEGHTHPEPPLPSIYLEEAKTDCTGPAAALCPYVEAGVDRQGHLPHAGYLSPRDGCSGRPNEETAGTLLHNEQGRDQAGAAGGARRGRKRKQTLQNVLEDFRDMDATTLEETKATTALLKPERSVRGRRRRGARSQRQ